DNA sequence from the Uloborus diversus isolate 005 chromosome 1, Udiv.v.3.1, whole genome shotgun sequence genome:
TCTCTCTCACAGGCAACACCGGCAAATAAAGAGATGGCGGAGGCAATACTTTGCATTTGATGATACCAAAGTATTCTTCAACATCCCTGAAATTGTTCGTAAGGATAGTTGGGTGACCAACAGGATATTCACAGTATTTGTTCAcctaaaagtaaagaaaaaatgtCGTACTTTAAAAGtatatcagaatttttttttattttttttaaaactattttaaaaaattaaaacaaaaccttTTGAAATAATAAGTATGAAATATACCCATGGATACAGCGAAGTAAAATCTACATATTTTGCATCTCCTTCATGAAACAGTTTTATAGCATTAGTCCGTCCTCCAAAAAAAGAGTCCCTCGGAATAAGTCGATCCTTAATCGTGTGGCCTAGGAGAAAGTCCTTCAAttcactgttttcttttttttgctcttgGAATTCATGCTCCCATATTTCTATTACTTGAAACCCATTTCTTCGAAAATTGGATGTTATTTCAGCTGTCTTTGCATTTAAGGTTGACATGGCGACACCTTTAATGGGGTTTATAGCATCTCCATCAAAACAAATagagcatccatgaaaaaaacaGCCCTGAGAGGATGATAACagagaataattaaaatgaatgtTACATTTTCTAATACAATGTAaacggaagaaaaaaaggaaacatacATGGAACTGATAAATGGTCTTAGTATCCGTGCAAAAGCCATCGACGAGAattccattaattcttctttctcCGTTTCCATTCAATGCATGTTCAATGTAGATCGACTCTTTCAAAGCAATGTAGTCTAGCCATCTTATAGAATCGGCGCTATAATTAGTGTTGCTATGATATCCTCGTATTGGGACCATTGCTATCGTATCGTTTTCCATATGCCTGGATCTGTAGACTGCCATGCATGCTGACGCAATTGTCAcgtaactaaaataataataataataataataataaataataatcttcataatatgtacatataaggaaaaaatatgaatacgaaaaaaaaggaaaagaagtttCATGCATAAAATAAACTGGAAACTTTTTCTCCCCCCCATCTTNNNNNNNNNNNNNNNNNNNNNNNNNNNNNNNNNNNNNNNNNNNNNNNNNNNNNNNNNNNNNNNNNNNNNNNNNNNNNNNNNNNNNNNNNNNNNNNNNNNNAgcaattttttcgaattaaaatcacgaatgaactgcccagtttcagatcaggtaggaggacagggcctttGCCCCGGGTTACAAATTTAAAGTGTGGCTCCAAAatgaagatccaaaaggatgccttgacgagactaaagaaaatttcaaactgtGTTTATATTGCagactttaatttcagaaaatttcgctggtttgaaccaccgattttaaggatccaattaattcttttattcaccctttcttccttaatgtaatcaaacatagcctaaaattgatggctccaaaatgtcttttctAGGGACAACCCTCCccaacgtcatcaaaaattgctcaatggcattttttgaatttctttttcgaagTTGTTGCGGTAGAGGGCCCTGAAATCCATTCCCTAACATAACTACCGAAGATAGTCCGAACTAGCATCTCTAGAGAGACCCCCAATAACACCcctcacttaacgtattcaaaaacaaactaaaattgcatttttcaatcgtcagtttcgaagaactttggAGGAAATACCCCGGATTCCCCTTTTCTCCCATGACCAATCACTATAGctctaaattttgtttttagatggttccgtggagccaccaaACCATTCCTGTCTAAACttgcctgaaattgacttcagtttcaaaaaacaattcttgggggcacactgaacccccgcccgctctttgtcTCATCATTATTCAACAATGCCTaaatatgattttgggacttccatttctaaaaaattccggatggcTTATATAAATTTCCACAGCACTAGGGCATCAGGCATCCCCCATCAATCGCCAAGGTGAGATGGAGAAAAgtttttagttgtatttttcagatattaatatcgaaaaatattcagaaagatccgctgaagcttcccggtttccttaacgtcactaaagatagcacaaaattgcgctttttagagccccaaaatccttccttcacaaaaatagccttaaattgattataattccgaaaaatatttcagttcggaatattttcccgtttcccctattgtatccaaatctagccaaaaatgtttttgaaacaatagtgccgataaattacTGGAGAAAAGATGCCAGaaccccctaacatcaccaaaaacagcctaaatttgagttttaaacttcaatttcgaaaatttttgataGGAGATGACCAAATCTTCCTCCCTAcagcaatttcaacaaagataacccgaaattgcgtgtttaaaaacttctgttttagaaaattttcaggaAGAGGGAAAATCCTTCCTAAACTAAGGTCAGAAAACATAGctgcaatttgacatcaattttgaaagaatttcatgAAAGAACTCCCAATATTACTGTCCCCTcaaatctcgaaaa
Encoded proteins:
- the LOC129227826 gene encoding uncharacterized protein LOC129227826; protein product: MSTLNAKTAEITSNFRRNGFQVIEIWEHEFQEQKKENSELKDFLLGHTIKDRLIPRDSFFGGRTNAIKLFHEGDAKYVDFTSLYPWVNKYCEYPVGHPTILTNNFRDVEEYFGIIKCKVLPPPSLYLPVLPVRENGKLLFPLCRICCETMQQSKCRHTDDERTIEGTWITEEVKLAISKGYKVIQIHEVYHFEKKSNSLFKSYIDLFLKIKQESSGWPVECETEEQKATYIRSYEEREGIKLDPNMVKKNPGRRQVAKLALNSFWGR